A window from Lytechinus pictus isolate F3 Inbred chromosome 9, Lp3.0, whole genome shotgun sequence encodes these proteins:
- the LOC129268528 gene encoding transmembrane protein 53-A-like, with amino-acid sequence MMLQKSPVPVVGAAAETSRPLVLLLSWLVAKEKHVNNFSRIYLDRGCDVLVVKMKPMQILLPQSGSQVVAQRVVDFLQLEDNRQRPIFVHSFSVGGYLYAEILQKMLAAEKSKGELTDRIIGQIYDSVVDLDKVAFGIANALFSHKMIQKSVEKSIDGYLAMMYRPATQHYARASRLFYHNPVKAPSLFFYSYADPVGCATAIENCVQHLRTKMGHDNIYTKSFQKSRHVSHMHKHKEEYLCSLFSFLKEIPYFDDKFDIDIGDQMQNKAIES; translated from the exons ATGATGCTCCAGAAGTCACCGGTTCCTGTCGTTGGCGCAGCGGCCGAGACGTCCCGCCCCCTCGTCCTCCTCCTCAGCTGGTTGGTTGCTAAGGAGAAACATGTAAACAACTTCTCCCGTATCTACTTGGATAGAGGATGTGACGTCTTGGTGGTTAAAATGAAACCGATGCAGATATTACTACCCCAGTCAGGCTCACAG GTTGTTGCGCAACGTGTTGTAGATTTCCTCCAGCTAGAGGACAACCGTCAACGCCCAATCTTCGTCCACTCATTCAGCGTAGGCGGATACCTCTACGCCGAGATCCTACAGAAGATGTTGGCTGCAGAGAAATCCAAGGGTGAACTGACCGACCGCATAATTGGTCAGATCTACGACAGTGTCGTCGACTTGGACAAGGTCGCGTTCGGCATCGCCAACGCCCTCTTCTCGCACAAGATGATTCAGAAGAGCGTAGAGAAAAGCATCGATGGCTACCTAGCTATGATGTATCGACCTGCCACTCAGCATTACGCAAGAGCATCCCGGCTCTTCTACCACAATCCAGTGAAAGCGCCCTCGTTGTTCTTCTATTCGTACGCCGACCCAGTGGGTTGTGCCACGGCGATAGAGAACTGCGTTCAACATCTCCGCACCAAGATGGGACACGATAACATCTACACGAAGTCGTTCCAGAAGTCGCGGCATGTGAGCCACATGCACAAGCATAAGGAGGAGTATTTATGCTCGCTCTTTAGTTTCTTAAAGGAAATCCCTTACTTTGatgataaatttgatattgatataggCGACCAAATGCAAAACAAAGCCATAGAGTCttga